Below is a genomic region from Halobacterium sp. CBA1132.
GCGCACCCCTGGATTCACTTCGCGCTCACCAGCGAGGACGTCAACAACCTCGCGCACCGCCTGCTCGTCAAGCCCGCCGTCGAGGACGTGCTCGTGCCGGAACTCCGCGAGGTGCGGGACGCGCTCGTCGAGTTCGCCCACGACTACGCCGACCTCCCGATGCTCGCGCGCACCCACGGCCAGCCAGCCACGCCGACAACGTTCGGCAAGGAGATGGCCGTCTACGCCGCCCGCGTCGGCCGCACCATCGCGCGCGTCGAGAGCGCCAGCGACGACCTCGCGGGGAAGCTCGCGGGTGCGTCCGGCACGTGGGCCGCCCACCACGCCGCCTTCCCCGAGGTCGACTGGCGGGCGTTCTCCCGCGAGTTCGTGGAAGGACTCGGACTGGCGTACACCGAACCGACGACGCAGGTCAACCCCAGCGACGACCTCGGCGCGCTGTTCGACGCGCTCACGGGCGTCAACGGCGTTCTGGTGGACCTCTCGCGCGACGTCTGGCTGTACGTCTCCCAGCGCTACCTCGGGCAGGACGCCGCCAAATCAGAGACCGGTTCCTCGACGATGCCGCACAAGGTCAACCCCATCGACTTCGAGAACGCCGAGGGGAACCTCTCGAAGGCCAACAGCGACCTCGACTTCCTCTCGGAGTACCTCGCGACGAGCCGCCTCCAGCGCGACCTCTCGGACTCGACGGTGAAGCGCAACGTCGGCGCGTCGCTGTCGTACTGCCTGCTCGCGTACTCGAAGCTCCAGAACGGGCTCGCGAAGGTCACGCCCAACGAGCGAGTCATGCGCGAGGACCTCGAAGCCAACCCCGAGGTCATCGGAGAGGCCGTCCAGACGATTCTCCGCCGCGAGGGCCACGGCGACGCCTACGAGCGCGTGAAGGAGCTCACGCGCGGCGAGCGCGTCACCCTCGAGGACTTCCACGACCTCTTCGCGGAGCTGGACGTCGAGGAGTCGGTCCGCGAGGAACTGCTCGCGCTCACGCCCGCCTCGTACACGGGCGTCGCCGGCGACCTCGCGCGCGACGCCTGACACAAACGCGCGTCGAACCCTACCGAACGCTTTTGCCGAATCCGCGAGCAGTCCCGCGCATGGAAGAGAACGGCTGCCCGAAGTGCGGTCACGACGAAGTCGACGTCGGCTCCATCTCGGCGACCGGCTCCGGGCTCTCGAAGATGTTCGACATCCAGACGAACAACTTCCAGACCGTCACCTGCACGTCCTGTGGCTACACGGAACTGTACGCGGACGTGGACTCGCGTGGCGCCGACCTCGCGGACGTCTTCTTCGGCTAGACCAGCGCGTCTAGCGCGCCTGTGACGATTTCGGCGGCGCGCTCGACGTCCGACCGACGGACGTACTCGCGTTGCGCGTGCGCGACCGGCCCCTCGTCGTCTGCGAGCACGCCCGGCCCGAACACCACGGTCGGCGCGTCCGCCGCGAAGTACGACGCCTCGGTAGCGGCGCCGAACGGCCGCGCGCTCCCGGCGCCCGCGTCGACGAGCGCCTCCACGACCGCGCTGTCGTCGGCCGTGTCGAACGCTTCGAGGAACGGCGTCTCCCGCTCGGCCGGGTCGACGTTGACGCCGACCTGCCCCGGAACCGAATCGCGGACGTGCGCCGCGAACCCGTCGAAGAACTCCGTCTGCGTCTCCGGCGGTACCGTCCGCCGGTCGAACGTAATCGTACACTCGTCGGGCACGCGGTTCGCGGCGTCCCCGCCCTCGATGCGCGTGGGCGTGAGCGTCGGCGGCCCGAGTTCCGGGTGCTCGGCGGCGCCCCGAGCGGCGTCGTACGTCCGCACCGCTTCCAGCGCCTGCTCGGCCGCAGCGACCGCGTTCGCGCCCGTTCCCGGTTCCGCGGCGTGGGCGCCCTCGCCGGTCAGTTCGACGGTGCCTTGGAAGCGACCGCGGGCGCTCGTGCAGGCGTCGAGGTCCGTCGGCTCGCCCACGATGACACCGTCCGCGTCGAGGTCGAGTGCGGCCGCGCCCGTCGAGTCCGTCTCCTCGTCGGGCGTCACCGCCAGCGTCACGCGGCCCTCTTCGGCGTCGACGGCGAGGAACGCCGCGAGTAGCGCGGCCAGCGGCCCCTTCGCGTCACAGGCGCCCCGTCCCTCGACGATGTCGCCGTCCCGCGAGAACTCCACGTGCGGCGGCACCGTGTCGATGTGCGTGTTGAGCACGACGTGGGGCACTCCACTCCCCTTCGACGCGAGCACGTTCCCGGCGTCGTCGACCTCAGGTTCGCGGCCGTGCTCGCGCAGCGTCGCGACGAGCAACTCGCGCATCTCGCCCACGTCCTCGTGGGAGGGCGTGCGGACTGCGCGCTCGTGGAAGTCCAGAACGGAGAAGTCGTCAGGCATCGAGTTGGCGCGCGGAGACGACCTCGGCTTCCCCGTCGAGCTCGTGCTCGGTCGGGCCGCGCAGCGTCGCCGTGGTGCCCGAGAGGTCGACGTGGAGTTCGCCGCCCGGCGGCCGGACCGCGACGCGGTCGCCGCAGCGTCCCTCGCGGCGCGCGACCGCGGCAACCGCGACCGCGCCCGTCCCACAGGAGTCGGTCTCGCCTTCCACGCCGCGCTCGAACGTGCGCTGGCGGAACGCGTCCTCGCCGTCCGGAGACGCGAACGTGACGTTCGCGCCGTCCGGGAACGCCTCGTGGTGGCGGATTTCGGGGGCGTCGGCTTCGACGTCCACGTCGTCGACGTCGTCTACGAACACGACGGCGTGCGGGACGCCCGTGTTCACGGCGGTGACCTCGTAGCCAGCTAGTTCTTCGCGCTCCATCGGTTCGTCGCGGAACGTCGGTACCTCACGGGCTTCGAACGACGGTTCGCCCATCTCTACGGTGACCTCCGCGCCGTCGAGGTCCGCGCGTCGCGTCCCCGCCTGCGTGTCCAACATCACGGCGTCGGCGCCGGTCTGCTCGGCGACCCAGCGGGCCGCACAGCGCGCGCCGTTCCCGCACATGTCGGCTGTGGAGCCGTCGGGCTGGCGCAGCGTCATCACCGCCCGGGGCGGCGTGTAGCGGTCCTCCAGCGCGAGAAAGAGGACGCCGTCGATGCCGAGGTCGGCGCAGAGCCGCTCGGCGAACGCCCCGCGGTCGGGGACGTAGTTCGACGCGTCGACGATTGCGAAGTCGTTGCCGGTGCCGTGGTATCGTTCGTAGGGAATCATTAGTCGAGGTGTAGGTGGTGTACGGGAATCATCGTTCCGGGGTGGTGAGGTCGGACAGCGAGTCTCGTTCGCGGGCGAGCCGGTGGTCGCCGCCGTCGATGACGGCGACGGCGGGTCGCGGTCGAGAGTTGTACTGGGACGCCATTTCGACGCCGTAGGCGCCCGCGTTCCCGACCGCGAGCAGGTCACCGCGCTCCGGTCGGGGG
It encodes:
- the purB gene encoding adenylosuccinate lyase — its product is MTDTHALHAVTPLDGRYAGRTEPLREYASEAALMRARVRVEVEYLLALADLDEVDLDLTDEERENLRTAYEAFDDEDAALVKAIETEGARGYDATNHDVKAVEYFVREHAPERAHPWIHFALTSEDVNNLAHRLLVKPAVEDVLVPELREVRDALVEFAHDYADLPMLARTHGQPATPTTFGKEMAVYAARVGRTIARVESASDDLAGKLAGASGTWAAHHAAFPEVDWRAFSREFVEGLGLAYTEPTTQVNPSDDLGALFDALTGVNGVLVDLSRDVWLYVSQRYLGQDAAKSETGSSTMPHKVNPIDFENAEGNLSKANSDLDFLSEYLATSRLQRDLSDSTVKRNVGASLSYCLLAYSKLQNGLAKVTPNERVMREDLEANPEVIGEAVQTILRREGHGDAYERVKELTRGERVTLEDFHDLFAELDVEESVREELLALTPASYTGVAGDLARDA
- a CDS encoding zinc ribbon domain-containing protein, whose product is MEENGCPKCGHDEVDVGSISATGSGLSKMFDIQTNNFQTVTCTSCGYTELYADVDSRGADLADVFFG
- a CDS encoding M20/M25/M40 family metallo-hydrolase: MPDDFSVLDFHERAVRTPSHEDVGEMRELLVATLREHGREPEVDDAGNVLASKGSGVPHVVLNTHIDTVPPHVEFSRDGDIVEGRGACDAKGPLAALLAAFLAVDAEEGRVTLAVTPDEETDSTGAAALDLDADGVIVGEPTDLDACTSARGRFQGTVELTGEGAHAAEPGTGANAVAAAEQALEAVRTYDAARGAAEHPELGPPTLTPTRIEGGDAANRVPDECTITFDRRTVPPETQTEFFDGFAAHVRDSVPGQVGVNVDPAERETPFLEAFDTADDSAVVEALVDAGAGSARPFGAATEASYFAADAPTVVFGPGVLADDEGPVAHAQREYVRRSDVERAAEIVTGALDALV
- the dapF gene encoding diaminopimelate epimerase yields the protein MIPYERYHGTGNDFAIVDASNYVPDRGAFAERLCADLGIDGVLFLALEDRYTPPRAVMTLRQPDGSTADMCGNGARCAARWVAEQTGADAVMLDTQAGTRRADLDGAEVTVEMGEPSFEAREVPTFRDEPMEREELAGYEVTAVNTGVPHAVVFVDDVDDVDVEADAPEIRHHEAFPDGANVTFASPDGEDAFRQRTFERGVEGETDSCGTGAVAVAAVARREGRCGDRVAVRPPGGELHVDLSGTTATLRGPTEHELDGEAEVVSARQLDA